A section of the Polynucleobacter sp. AP-Jannik-300A-C4 genome encodes:
- a CDS encoding U32 family peptidase, with protein sequence MTKIPELLAPAGSLSMLRTAFDFGADAIYAGQPRYSLRVRNNDFGKMETLKEGIDTAHALGKKFYLVSNLLPHGGKTRTYIKDMDPVVALKPDAMIMSDPGLIMMAREAWPDMPIHLSVQANTVNGASAKFWRSVGISRVILSRELSFDEIEEVRQDCPEMELEVFVHGALCIAYSGRCLLSGYMSHRDSNQGACTNACRWDYKVKPGQQNTSGDVVLLQEARRPDDLMPMEEDEHGTYIMNSKDLRAIEHIERLTKMGVDSFKIEGRTKSPYYVSRTCQAYRTAIDDAVAGRPMNMSLIGNLEGLANRGYTDGFYERHHDKEYQLYMRGHSLSGRSLYVGETLEIDEASGRVKVDVKNRFSIGDKLEIIEPEGNQDLVLDAMWNLKGEPIDVAPGSGHFVWIKLPLKSKHAFIARYTQEPAPVEAGGSCSNC encoded by the coding sequence ATGACTAAGATCCCTGAACTTCTAGCTCCTGCCGGCAGCCTTTCCATGCTGCGTACCGCCTTTGACTTTGGTGCTGACGCCATTTATGCCGGACAGCCACGTTATTCACTCCGAGTACGTAATAACGACTTCGGAAAAATGGAGACACTCAAAGAAGGTATTGATACCGCGCATGCTTTAGGTAAAAAGTTTTATCTAGTCTCTAACCTACTTCCTCATGGCGGCAAGACGCGCACCTACATTAAAGACATGGATCCTGTAGTTGCATTGAAACCTGATGCCATGATCATGTCGGATCCCGGTCTGATCATGATGGCTAGAGAAGCTTGGCCAGATATGCCGATTCATTTATCAGTTCAAGCTAACACTGTGAATGGCGCCTCTGCGAAGTTCTGGCGCTCTGTTGGCATCAGCCGCGTCATTCTGTCGCGTGAACTTTCTTTTGATGAAATCGAAGAAGTTCGTCAAGACTGTCCAGAAATGGAATTGGAAGTATTTGTTCATGGCGCTTTATGCATTGCCTACTCAGGTCGCTGCTTGCTATCTGGCTATATGTCACATCGCGACTCTAACCAAGGTGCTTGTACCAATGCCTGTCGCTGGGATTACAAAGTCAAGCCAGGCCAACAAAATACCAGCGGAGATGTAGTCCTACTTCAAGAGGCGCGTCGTCCAGATGATTTGATGCCCATGGAAGAAGATGAGCATGGCACCTACATCATGAACTCAAAAGATTTACGTGCGATTGAGCATATTGAACGCTTGACCAAGATGGGGGTGGACTCCTTCAAGATTGAGGGTCGCACCAAGTCACCCTATTACGTTTCTCGTACCTGCCAAGCCTACCGTACTGCGATTGATGATGCAGTAGCTGGTCGCCCCATGAATATGTCTCTGATTGGTAATCTAGAGGGTCTTGCAAATCGTGGCTATACAGATGGTTTTTATGAGCGTCACCACGATAAAGAATATCAACTCTATATGCGCGGTCACTCCCTCTCCGGCAGAAGCCTCTATGTTGGCGAAACTTTAGAAATTGATGAGGCCTCTGGTCGCGTCAAGGTAGATGTAAAAAATCGTTTTTCAATCGGCGATAAATTAGAAATCATTGAGCCCGAAGGCAATCAAGATCTGGTGCTCGATGCCATGTGGAATCTCAAAGGCGAACCCATTGATGTTGCCCCGGGATCGGGTCACTTTGTCTGGATTAAATTACCGCTAAAGAGCAAGCATGCATTTATTGCACGCTATACCCAAGAACCCGCCCCTGTTGAGGCTGGCGGCTCTTGCAGTAACTGCTAA
- the thiD gene encoding bifunctional hydroxymethylpyrimidine kinase/phosphomethylpyrimidine kinase: protein MKSLTPTSIQIPKVLTIAGSDSGGGAGIQADLKVITALGGYGMTVITAITAQNTLGVSRIQDIDLDVVEAQIDAVFMDIGVDIVKIGMLASPEIVRTVASGLKRHGAKRIVLDPVLRATSGASLGGDDTAQAMIADLFPMATLITPNLEEAGLLLGRELAGAADFQLAAEELLEMGPQAVLIKGGHLDKSHTQLTDFLMWRTIEDGLEVVQSKEFKHYRVNTANTHGTGCSLASAIATYLAGGHDLPHSVAKAISYVEAGLEAGRFLSIGEGPGPLWHMHDFYKTALPDEEGKY, encoded by the coding sequence ATGAAATCACTCACCCCAACTTCTATACAGATACCCAAAGTATTGACCATTGCCGGGTCCGATAGCGGTGGTGGCGCGGGTATCCAGGCGGACCTCAAAGTCATTACAGCCCTTGGCGGATATGGGATGACAGTCATCACTGCTATCACTGCCCAGAATACTTTGGGGGTGAGCCGCATTCAGGATATTGACCTTGATGTGGTGGAGGCTCAGATCGATGCCGTATTCATGGATATCGGGGTGGACATCGTCAAAATCGGTATGTTGGCCAGTCCAGAAATTGTTCGTACTGTGGCATCAGGCCTCAAGCGCCATGGCGCCAAAAGAATCGTTTTAGATCCAGTATTAAGAGCTACATCAGGCGCTAGTCTCGGTGGTGACGATACTGCCCAAGCCATGATTGCAGATTTATTCCCAATGGCAACATTAATTACCCCCAATCTTGAAGAGGCCGGCCTACTTTTGGGTCGAGAGCTTGCTGGTGCGGCAGATTTTCAATTGGCGGCAGAAGAGTTGCTCGAGATGGGTCCTCAGGCAGTCTTGATTAAGGGTGGGCACCTCGATAAATCCCATACTCAACTGACCGATTTCCTCATGTGGCGAACGATTGAAGATGGCCTTGAGGTAGTTCAGTCAAAAGAATTCAAACACTACCGAGTTAATACGGCTAATACCCACGGTACTGGCTGCTCCTTGGCTTCAGCCATTGCAACCTATTTAGCGGGTGGCCACGATTTGCCGCACTCTGTGGCGAAGGCAATTTCTTATGTTGAAGCAGGGCTTGAGGCAGGGCGTTTCTTAAGTATTGGTGAGGGACCTGGCCCTTTATGGCACATGCATGATTTTTATAAAACTGCATTGCCGGATGAAGAGGGTAAGTATTAA
- a CDS encoding thiamine phosphate synthase, which translates to MSLVRDLADQIVAAHIKDDLCLPIPAYSLSSPPPKIDNEQAADHYELAGTVAAIDMGFIECDAKALGKAWSRMVHQDGNFNPFKWPSRPEHFDLLPWTRNMNPKAFAECPKRLGLYAVMPDADWVKRMVEAEIPTVQLRLKSEDKKLIKKQIKESVEAVKGSRTLLFINDYWQEAIEAGAYGIHLGQEDLETADFDAIRSAGLRLGLSTHGYAEMIYADRFCPSYIAMGAVFPTNLKKMATAPQGLGRLYKYTQLMNHYPLVAIGGIDEGSIHAVAQSGVGSVAVVRAISGASDPKSAVKHLQELMKT; encoded by the coding sequence ATGAGCTTAGTTCGCGACCTTGCGGATCAAATTGTTGCAGCCCATATCAAGGATGATTTGTGTTTGCCCATTCCGGCATACAGCTTGTCATCACCTCCACCAAAAATTGATAATGAACAGGCAGCTGATCATTACGAGTTAGCGGGTACAGTTGCCGCAATTGACATGGGCTTCATTGAATGTGATGCCAAAGCCTTAGGCAAAGCCTGGTCCCGCATGGTTCATCAAGATGGTAATTTCAATCCCTTTAAGTGGCCATCCAGACCAGAACATTTCGATCTGTTGCCTTGGACTCGGAATATGAATCCCAAGGCCTTTGCAGAATGTCCAAAGCGTTTAGGTTTATATGCTGTGATGCCCGATGCCGATTGGGTAAAACGGATGGTTGAGGCTGAGATTCCAACAGTTCAACTGCGTCTTAAATCCGAAGATAAAAAACTGATTAAAAAGCAAATTAAGGAGTCAGTTGAAGCGGTTAAAGGTAGCAGAACCTTACTTTTTATTAACGACTACTGGCAAGAGGCAATTGAGGCTGGTGCCTATGGTATTCATCTAGGCCAAGAAGATTTAGAAACGGCCGATTTTGATGCCATTCGGTCTGCAGGACTACGCTTGGGTCTCAGTACGCACGGCTATGCCGAGATGATCTATGCCGATCGCTTCTGCCCAAGCTATATAGCGATGGGTGCAGTCTTTCCAACCAATCTTAAAAAGATGGCTACAGCACCCCAAGGCTTAGGACGTTTATATAAATATACTCAATTAATGAATCACTATCCGCTTGTCGCTATTGGCGGCATTGATGAGGGAAGTATTCATGCGGTGGCACAAAGTGGCGTGGGATCAGTTGCTGTTGTCAGAGCAATTAGCGGCGCAAGTGATCCAAAGTCTGCAGTGAAACACTTACAAGAGTTAATGAAAACCTAA
- a CDS encoding thiazole synthase, which yields MTAPLPNPLNTADPLVLYGETFASRLLLGTSRYPSPQVLENAVKQSNPGMITVSLRRQGTSTTEAHSGFWELLKKMAVPVLPNTAGCHSPKEVIATAQMAREVFETNWIKLELIGDDYTLQPDTLRLVSTAETLIKDGFKVLPYCTEDLILCQRLVDVGCQAVMPWAAPIGTGQGPLNPYALKLLRDRLKVPLLVDAGLGLPSHACSVMEWGFDGVLLNTAVALADDPVAMAKAFAMSVDAGRTAYLSGAMKAQQSAQASTPLVGTPFWHQS from the coding sequence ATGACAGCCCCTTTACCGAACCCTTTAAATACTGCAGACCCATTAGTGCTGTATGGGGAGACTTTTGCTAGCCGTTTATTACTCGGGACATCACGTTATCCGTCTCCACAAGTTTTAGAGAATGCCGTGAAGCAATCTAATCCCGGAATGATTACGGTGAGTCTTCGCAGGCAAGGCACCTCAACAACTGAAGCACATTCTGGATTCTGGGAACTCTTAAAAAAAATGGCTGTGCCGGTTTTACCCAATACTGCAGGTTGCCATAGTCCTAAAGAAGTGATTGCTACCGCGCAAATGGCGCGCGAAGTATTTGAAACCAACTGGATTAAGTTGGAACTCATCGGTGATGACTACACACTGCAACCCGATACTTTGCGTTTAGTCTCTACTGCAGAAACCTTAATTAAGGATGGCTTTAAGGTACTACCTTACTGCACTGAAGATCTCATTTTGTGCCAGCGCTTAGTCGATGTCGGATGCCAGGCAGTGATGCCTTGGGCTGCACCGATTGGCACGGGTCAAGGCCCATTAAATCCTTATGCGTTAAAACTTCTACGTGACCGTTTGAAAGTGCCACTTCTGGTGGATGCTGGTTTAGGCTTACCTTCCCACGCATGTAGCGTAATGGAATGGGGTTTTGATGGGGTTTTACTCAATACCGCCGTTGCGCTAGCCGATGATCCAGTGGCTATGGCTAAAGCGTTTGCAATGTCAGTTGATGCCGGTCGCACTGCCTACCTCTCTGGCGCTATGAAAGCCCAGCAGTCAGCTCAAGCGAGCACGCCTTTGGTTGGCACACCTTTCTGGCATCAAAGTTAA
- the thiS gene encoding sulfur carrier protein ThiS, giving the protein MRIMVNQVAKEVPDNSTIDDVLVMIDAQPPFAVAINYEFVPKAKHAEEVLREGDEMEVISPVTGG; this is encoded by the coding sequence ATGCGCATAATGGTGAATCAAGTTGCTAAAGAGGTTCCGGATAACAGCACGATTGATGATGTGCTGGTCATGATTGATGCACAACCGCCATTTGCTGTTGCGATCAATTATGAATTTGTTCCTAAGGCTAAACATGCCGAAGAAGTATTGCGCGAAGGCGATGAAATGGAAGTGATTTCTCCTGTGACTGGTGGCTAA
- a CDS encoding FAD-dependent oxidoreductase encodes MKSTFSNGKYAIVGAGLMGRLLAVALAKRGARVDLFEKGGSDAANSAARIAAAMLAPLAESAITEDEVVRMGIHSLPRWKQLIDELAKPVFFQQDGTLILWHRQDASDAERFTSHLQRNCAQNQALAKPIQLDSQSLAEIEPGVAERFTQGLYLPNEGQLDNRQLLEALLVELTLMKVPCHWNQSTDPEQLRNPGNGFDWVIDCRGLGAKDAAKNLRGVRGEVIRLHAPEVKLRRPTRLIHPRYPIYIAPKEDDVYVVGATEIESEDLSPMSVRSAMELLSAVYTVDSGFAEARILEMATQCRPTLKDNLPEISVNHKPNQANLMMINGLYRHGFMISPAILDCALEVLGSGSSPTAMKLGLGLTGSIHLELSACA; translated from the coding sequence GTGAAGAGCACGTTCTCAAACGGCAAATATGCCATCGTTGGCGCCGGCCTCATGGGTCGGTTGCTAGCGGTCGCACTTGCTAAGCGCGGTGCTCGTGTAGACCTGTTTGAGAAAGGTGGTTCAGATGCTGCTAATTCGGCTGCACGTATTGCTGCTGCGATGTTGGCTCCACTCGCAGAATCCGCCATCACGGAAGATGAGGTTGTGCGCATGGGTATACATAGCCTGCCTCGTTGGAAGCAACTTATCGATGAGTTAGCAAAGCCCGTGTTCTTTCAGCAAGATGGCACTTTGATTTTGTGGCATCGTCAAGATGCTAGTGATGCAGAACGCTTTACTTCCCATTTACAGCGCAATTGCGCTCAAAACCAGGCGCTTGCTAAGCCAATTCAATTAGATAGCCAATCTCTTGCAGAAATAGAGCCCGGTGTGGCTGAGCGTTTTACTCAAGGCCTCTATCTTCCCAATGAAGGTCAACTCGATAACCGCCAGTTATTGGAGGCTTTATTAGTCGAACTCACCTTAATGAAGGTGCCATGTCACTGGAATCAATCTACTGACCCAGAGCAACTGCGCAATCCAGGGAATGGTTTTGATTGGGTTATAGATTGTCGCGGTCTTGGTGCCAAAGATGCCGCTAAGAATTTACGTGGCGTTCGTGGCGAAGTTATTCGTTTGCATGCGCCTGAAGTCAAACTGCGTCGCCCTACTCGCCTCATCCATCCGCGTTACCCCATTTACATTGCGCCTAAAGAAGATGACGTCTATGTTGTTGGCGCAACAGAAATTGAGTCTGAGGATTTATCTCCTATGAGTGTTCGATCCGCTATGGAATTACTCAGTGCGGTCTATACCGTTGACAGTGGGTTTGCTGAAGCCCGTATTTTAGAGATGGCAACACAGTGTCGCCCTACGCTGAAAGATAATTTGCCGGAGATATCCGTTAATCACAAACCAAATCAAGCCAATCTCATGATGATCAATGGTCTCTATCGTCATGGCTTCATGATCTCGCCGGCTATTTTAGATTGCGCATTAGAGGTGCTGGGCTCAGGATCGAGTCCTACCGCTATGAAACTGGGCTTAGGTCTAACGGGTTCGATCCATCTGGAGCTGAGCGCATGCGCATAA
- the thiC gene encoding phosphomethylpyrimidine synthase ThiC, translated as MSDTNTKSKQEIPSLKSLERDFGQKFAYPASTKTYLEGSRPDIKAPIRMIEQLSTRVGEEIVPNPPVPVYDTSGPYSDPDIVINLEKGLPLLRKNWIEERGDTVQLAGPSSEYGVARSQDAATQNLRFAHINPPRVAKAGQNVSQMYYARKGIVTPEMEYVALRESMGLEQLRKNPEYKQLLKQHPGKSYGANLPDIVTGEFVRSEIAAGRAIIPANINHPELEPMIIGRNFRVKINGNLGNSAVTSSINEEVEKMVWSIRWGADTIMDLSTGKHIHETREWIIRNSPVPIGTVPIYQALDKTGGIAEDLTWEMFRDTLVEQAEQGVDYFTIHAGVLLRYVPLTADRITGIVSRGGSIMAKWCLAHHKENFLYTKFDEICEIMKAYDVSFSLGDGLRPGCIADSNDAAQFGELHTLGELTAKAWKHDVQVMIEGPGHVPMQRIEENMTEELKHCLEAPFYTLGPLITDIAPGYDHITSGIGAAQIGWYGTAMLCYVTPKEHLGLPDKEDVRTGIITYKIAAHGADLAKGLPGAQVRDNALSKARFEFRWEDQFNLGLDPERAREYHDATLPAEGAKIAHFCSMCGPKFCSMKITQEVRDYAATLDADGNPKAKVIPITAEASTDPQKGMEEMSAEFRKRGSEIYQ; from the coding sequence CTCCACAAAAACCTATTTAGAGGGTTCACGCCCAGACATCAAAGCACCGATTCGCATGATTGAGCAGTTATCAACACGCGTAGGTGAAGAAATAGTCCCTAACCCACCCGTTCCGGTTTACGACACATCAGGGCCTTATAGCGACCCCGATATTGTGATTAACCTTGAAAAAGGCTTGCCTTTATTGCGCAAGAACTGGATTGAAGAACGTGGTGACACAGTGCAATTAGCAGGGCCAAGTTCTGAGTACGGCGTTGCGCGCTCACAAGATGCAGCGACACAGAATTTACGTTTTGCTCACATTAATCCTCCGCGTGTTGCTAAAGCAGGTCAGAACGTGAGTCAAATGTATTACGCCCGCAAAGGCATCGTGACCCCTGAAATGGAATACGTTGCTTTACGTGAGTCTATGGGTCTGGAGCAACTGCGCAAGAACCCTGAATACAAACAACTTCTCAAGCAACATCCAGGCAAGAGCTATGGTGCCAATTTGCCTGACATTGTTACTGGTGAGTTTGTGCGCTCCGAGATCGCTGCTGGTCGCGCAATCATCCCAGCCAATATCAATCACCCAGAACTAGAGCCCATGATTATTGGTCGCAACTTCCGCGTGAAGATTAACGGCAACTTAGGTAACTCTGCCGTGACCTCCTCGATTAATGAGGAAGTAGAAAAAATGGTGTGGTCGATTCGTTGGGGTGCAGACACCATCATGGATCTTTCTACTGGCAAACATATTCATGAAACCCGTGAGTGGATTATTCGTAACTCACCAGTTCCGATTGGTACCGTTCCTATTTATCAAGCTCTTGATAAGACCGGCGGCATTGCAGAAGACCTCACCTGGGAAATGTTCCGCGATACCTTAGTTGAGCAAGCTGAGCAAGGTGTGGACTACTTCACTATTCATGCTGGGGTATTGCTGCGTTATGTTCCATTAACTGCTGACCGTATTACTGGCATCGTCTCTCGTGGCGGCTCCATCATGGCCAAGTGGTGCTTAGCTCACCATAAAGAAAACTTCCTCTATACGAAGTTTGATGAGATTTGCGAAATCATGAAAGCCTATGACGTGTCATTTAGCTTAGGCGATGGTTTGCGTCCCGGTTGCATCGCTGACTCCAATGATGCTGCGCAGTTTGGCGAACTCCATACTCTTGGCGAGTTGACTGCCAAAGCCTGGAAGCATGATGTGCAAGTCATGATTGAAGGCCCTGGTCACGTTCCAATGCAGCGCATTGAAGAAAATATGACCGAGGAATTAAAGCACTGCTTAGAAGCGCCCTTCTATACCCTGGGACCATTGATTACCGACATCGCTCCTGGCTACGATCACATCACCAGCGGTATTGGTGCTGCGCAAATTGGTTGGTACGGTACAGCAATGCTTTGCTATGTCACACCAAAAGAACATTTAGGTTTGCCAGATAAAGAGGATGTTCGTACCGGCATCATCACTTATAAGATTGCTGCTCATGGTGCTGACTTGGCTAAAGGCTTGCCTGGTGCTCAAGTACGCGATAACGCTTTATCTAAAGCGCGCTTTGAGTTCCGTTGGGAGGATCAATTTAATCTCGGCTTAGATCCTGAGCGTGCCCGTGAATACCACGACGCCACCTTGCCTGCTGAAGGCGCCAAGATTGCGCACTTCTGCTCCATGTGTGGACCGAAGTTCTGCTCAATGAAGATCACTCAAGAAGTGCGTGATTACGCAGCAACTTTGGATGCAGATGGCAATCCGAAAGCGAAAGTCATTCCGATCACCGCGGAAGCCTCTACCGATCCTCAAAAAGGTATGGAAGAGATGTCAGCTGAGTTCCGTAAGCGCGGTAGCGAGATTTATCAGTAA